Proteins found in one Novosphingobium sp. 9U genomic segment:
- a CDS encoding TonB-dependent siderophore receptor: MTRAAKNRLRKGAADLVIRVPAMLVRRVPLRLSAMLLAGSALAPPAAAQAQHTADDTDKTSGVLQTTRTDKGAIIVTADRFVPDGAITASKTTAPLIETPQSVSVISRDQIDLLNFIDVQQAVRYTAGVAGENYGPDLRFDFLRVRGFIPVQYIDGVQAPVSDTIDNVGLDLYGFEAVDILKGSASTLYGSTPPGGIYNLTSRRPSSQLGGEIQVKYGTDDFKQAAGTITGELTPGISARLTGLYRDRDSQTDFVTARRAYVAPAVSFEIGPDTKVTALGYYQWDRVEGDTNGFLPAAGVLFDNPVGRVRRSVNLGEPDYNFYRREQWGAGYELTHQFSSALRFTQNLRWTDYSEYQQVIYAGSLGADNRTVSRFNFPSRDDTQQFTVDNRLDASFATGDIEHRVLVGLDFRNYREQSAFGFGFASDIDLFDPVYSTAPIAVPAFGDNFTDIRLKQYGLYAQDQMKLGGFILTLSGRQDWTRITDYRIGFEGRDKQDKFTWRAGATYVTEAGVAPYLSYSTSFLTNVGSTFAGERFAPSEGKQWEVGIKYDARGLSDDVKLFATAAVFHIKQDNPLLTDPNNVFFDIQTGRVVSKGIELEAVARFYQKLSVNASYSYTDAKITRSDFAPEVGARLEATPRHKASLFVDYTQDLGALAGFGGGAGVRHLSSSPGVIPSTIGGELYSSPAVTLFDATLHYDLPGWRFAINGSNMFDKRYAGRCNGPTGCFFAQARQVIGTVTKQF, encoded by the coding sequence GTGACAAGGGCGGCCAAGAACAGGCTGCGTAAGGGCGCGGCCGATCTCGTCATCAGGGTTCCCGCCATGCTCGTTCGTCGCGTTCCGTTGCGTCTTTCTGCCATGCTGCTGGCTGGTTCGGCCCTTGCACCTCCGGCCGCGGCGCAGGCACAGCACACGGCCGACGACACCGATAAGACATCCGGCGTTCTCCAGACTACCCGCACCGACAAGGGCGCGATCATCGTAACTGCCGACCGCTTCGTGCCCGATGGTGCGATCACCGCGAGCAAGACCACCGCGCCGCTGATCGAGACGCCGCAATCGGTTTCGGTCATCTCACGCGATCAGATCGACCTGCTGAACTTCATCGACGTGCAGCAGGCGGTGCGCTACACCGCCGGCGTCGCGGGAGAGAACTACGGCCCGGACTTGCGCTTCGACTTCCTGCGCGTCCGCGGCTTCATCCCGGTCCAATATATCGACGGTGTCCAGGCGCCGGTTAGCGACACCATCGATAATGTCGGGCTCGACCTTTACGGCTTCGAGGCGGTCGACATTCTCAAGGGATCGGCCTCGACGCTCTATGGCAGTACGCCTCCAGGCGGCATCTACAATCTTACCAGCCGCCGGCCTTCCTCGCAGCTCGGCGGCGAGATCCAAGTCAAGTACGGCACCGACGACTTCAAGCAGGCCGCCGGCACGATCACCGGCGAATTGACGCCCGGGATCAGCGCGCGCCTGACCGGCCTCTACCGCGACCGTGACAGCCAGACCGACTTCGTCACCGCCCGCCGCGCCTATGTCGCGCCTGCGGTGTCCTTCGAGATCGGCCCGGATACAAAGGTTACCGCGCTCGGCTACTACCAGTGGGACCGCGTCGAGGGCGACACCAACGGATTCCTGCCCGCCGCGGGCGTGCTGTTCGACAATCCGGTTGGCCGCGTGCGCCGCAGCGTTAACCTGGGCGAGCCGGATTACAACTTCTATCGCCGCGAGCAGTGGGGCGCTGGCTACGAGCTGACCCACCAGTTCTCGTCTGCGCTACGGTTCACCCAGAACCTGCGCTGGACCGATTATAGCGAGTATCAGCAGGTGATCTACGCCGGCAGCCTTGGCGCCGACAACCGCACCGTCTCGCGCTTCAACTTCCCTTCGCGCGACGACACCCAGCAGTTCACCGTCGACAACCGCCTCGACGCCAGCTTCGCCACCGGCGACATTGAACACCGCGTGCTCGTGGGGCTCGACTTCCGCAACTACCGCGAGCAGTCGGCGTTCGGCTTCGGTTTCGCCAGCGACATAGACCTGTTCGATCCGGTCTATAGCACCGCACCGATCGCGGTGCCGGCATTCGGCGACAACTTCACCGACATCCGCCTCAAGCAGTACGGCCTCTACGCGCAGGACCAGATGAAGCTTGGCGGCTTCATCCTGACGCTGTCGGGCCGGCAGGATTGGACCCGCATCACCGACTATCGCATCGGCTTCGAAGGCAGGGACAAGCAGGACAAGTTCACCTGGCGCGCCGGCGCGACTTACGTGACCGAGGCCGGCGTCGCGCCTTACCTCAGCTACTCGACCTCGTTCCTGACCAACGTAGGTTCGACCTTCGCGGGCGAGCGGTTCGCGCCCAGCGAAGGCAAGCAGTGGGAGGTGGGCATCAAGTACGACGCTCGAGGCCTCAGCGACGATGTTAAGCTGTTCGCCACCGCGGCGGTGTTCCACATCAAGCAAGACAACCCGCTGCTGACCGACCCCAACAACGTGTTCTTCGACATCCAGACCGGCCGCGTCGTGTCCAAGGGCATCGAACTGGAGGCGGTCGCGCGCTTTTACCAAAAGCTGAGCGTCAATGCCTCGTACAGCTACACCGATGCCAAGATCACCCGCAGCGATTTCGCTCCCGAAGTCGGCGCGCGGCTGGAGGCGACGCCACGCCATAAGGCCTCGTTGTTCGTCGACTACACACAAGACTTGGGTGCGCTGGCCGGCTTCGGCGGCGGTGCGGGCGTGCGGCACCTCAGCAGCAGCCCCGGCGTGATCCCCTCGACCATCGGCGGCGAGCTCTACTCCAGCCCGGCAGTGACGCTGTTCGACGCCACGCTGCACTACGACCTGCCCGGCTGGCGCTTTGCGATCAACGGCAGCAACATGTTCGACAAGCGCTACGCCGGCCGCTGCAACGGCCCGACCGGCTGCTTCTTCGCGCAGGCGCGACAGGTGATCGGCACGGTAACGAAGCAATTCTGA